GCCGACGCGCCCACCAGCTCCTGGCCGCGATACTTCACGGAGCCGGTGGTTTGCGTGCCGGCCTCGGGCAGCAATTGCAGGATCGAATGGGCCGTCACCGACTTGCCCGAGCCCGACTCGCCCACCAGCGCCAGGCACTCGCCGGGGCGCACGTCCAGGCTCAGGTTGCGCACCACGGTCTGGCCGCTGAAGGCGACGCTGAGGTCGCGGATCTCGATCAGGTTGTCGCTCATACGGATTCACTCATGAACGGGGGTCGAAGGCATCACGCAACGCCTCGCCGATAAATACCAGCAGCGACAGGATCAGCGCCAAGGTGAAAAACGCCGTCAGGCCCAGCCACGGCGCTTGCAGGTTCTGCTTGCCCTGGGCGATCAGTTCGCCCAGCGACGCACTGCCGGCGGGCATGCCAAAGCCGAGGAAGTCCAGGGCGCTCAAGGTGGAGATCGCCCCGGTCAGGATAAACGGCAGGTAGCTCAAGGTGGCAGTCATGGCATTGGGCAGGATGTGCCGGCGGATGATCTTGGCGTCCCCCAGGCCCAAGGCCCGTGCGGCCTTGACGTACTCCAGGTTGCGCCCGCGCAGGAACTCGGCGCGCACCACGTCCACCAGTGCCAACCAGGAGAACAGCGCCATGATCCCCAGCAGCCACCAGAAGTTCGGCTCCACAAACCCTGACAGGATAATCAGCAGGTACAGCACCGGTAGCCCCGACCACACTTCCAGCACACGCTGGCCGATCAGGTCGACCCAACCGCCGTAGTAGCCCTGCAACGCACCTGCCGCAATGCCGATGGCCGCGCTGATGGCGGTGAGCGCCAGGGCAAACAGGATCGACACCCGTGCGCCAAAGATCACCCGCGCCAATACATCCCGCGATTGGTCATCGGTGCCCAGCCAGTTCACCGCCGAGGGCGGGCTGGGGGCCGGGCGGGTCAGTTCGTAGTTGGGCGTGTCTTCACTGAACGGGATCGGCGGGAACAGCATCCAGCCTCCGTCCTGCTTTATCAGCTTTTGCACGTAGTCACTGCGGTAGTCGGCCTGGAAGGGCAACTGGCCGCCGAACTGTTGCTCGGTGTAGCGCTTGAAGACCGGGAAATACAGCTCGTTCTTGAAGCTCAGCACCAAAGGCTTGTCGTTGGCGATCAACTCGCCGCCAAGGGTCAGGATAAACAGGCCGATAAACAGCCACAGTGACCACCAGCCACGACGGTTTTTCTTGAAACGCTCGAAACGTCGGCGTGCGACAGGAGACAGATTGAGCATCAGGCGTTCCTCGCGGCGAAGTCGATACGCGGGTCCACCAGGGTGTAGCAGAGGTCACCGATCAGTTTTATCAAGAGGCCGAACAACGTGAAGATAAACAGCGAGCCGAACACCACCGGGTAATCCCGAGAGAGGGCGGCTTCGTAGCTCATGCGGCCCAGGCCGTCGAGGGAGAAGATCACCTCGATCAGCAAGGAGCCAGCGAAGAACACGGCGATAAACGCCTGGGGAATGCCGGAGATCACCAGTAGCATCGCATTGCGGAACACATGGCCGTACAGCACCCGTCGTTCACTCAGGCCTTTGGCGCGTGCGGTCACTACGTATTGGCGGGTGATTTCATTGAGGAACGAGTTCTTGGTAAGGATGGTCAAGGTGGCGAATCCGCCAATTACCAGCGACGTCACCGGCAAGACCAGGTGCCAGAAGTAATCGGCGATCTTGCCCACGGTGCTCAGTTCTTCGAAGTTTTCCGACACCAGCCCGCGTACGGGGAACCAGTTCAACGATGTGCCGCCAGCGAACACCACGATCAGGAACATCGCAAACAGGAACGCCGGCATCGCATAGCCGATGACGATGGCGGTGCTGCTCCATACGTCAAAGCTGCTGCCGTGGCGCACCGCCTTGCGAATCCCCAAGGGAATCGAGACCAGGTAGGTAATCAGCGTGGCCCACAGGCCGAGGGAAATGGTGACGGGCATTTTTCGAGGATCAGGTCGATCACGCTCTTGCCACGAAAGAAGCTGTTGCCGAAATCCAGGTGGGCGTAGTTCTTGAGCATCAGCCACAGGCGTTCCGGCGCGGGCTTGTCGAAGCCGTACTGTTTTTCGATGTCCT
The Pseudomonas poae DNA segment above includes these coding regions:
- a CDS encoding ABC transporter permease; the protein is MMLNLSPVARRRFERFKKNRRGWWSLWLFIGLFILTLGGELIANDKPLVLSFKNELYFPVFKRYTEQQFGGQLPFQADYRSDYVQKLIKQDGGWMLFPPIPFSEDTPNYELTRPAPSPPSAVNWLGTDDQSRDVLARVIFGARVSILFALALTAISAAIGIAAGALQGYYGGWVDLIGQRVLEVWSGLPVLYLLIILSGFVEPNFWWLLGIMALFSWLALVDVVRAEFLRGRNLEYVKAARALGLGDAKIIRRHILPNAMTATLSYLPFILTGAISTLSALDFLGFGMPAGSASLGELIAQGKQNLQAPWLGLTAFFTLALILSLLVFIGEALRDAFDPRS